In Geotalea uraniireducens, the genomic window AATCATTATGGGTATGGATGCCGAGCGGCGTCTTGATCTGCTTTCTGACGTCCTTGATGATTTCGACGAGTTCGAATGGCATCGTCCCGCCATTCGTATCGCAGAGAACGATACAGTCGGCCTTTGCCTCTTCCGCCGCCTTGAGGGTCTTGATGGCATACTCGGGATTTGCCTTGTAACCGTCAAAAAAGTGTTCGGCGTCGTAAAATACCTCAGGGACACGCCCCTTCAGATATTCAAGCGAATCGAATATCAGCTCGAGATTCTCCTCAAGAGAAATCCGGAGCGCTTCATGTACATGGAAATCCCATGTTTTACCAAAAATGGTAACGACATCGGGTTCAGCCTGAACGAGAGTTTTGAGGTTATGATCTTTATCGGGAGTAATCTTGGCACGACGTGTCGAACCGAACGCAGCGATCTTCGCCTGGGAAAGCTTCTCTTTTTTGATATCCTTGAAGAAGGCGACATCTTTCGGGTTACTTCCTGGCCACCCACCTTCGATATATTGGATACCGAGTTCGTCGAGACGATGGGCAATGCGCAGCTTGTCTTCTACAAGAAACGAAATATCTTCTGCCTGAGTTCCATCACGGAGGGTGGTGTCGTAGAGTTTTACAAGATTCATCTGATCACCTTTTCAAGTAACGGTTCATTGTCGTGCCTGCTAACGCAAGTAAGGATCATTCGGCCTTGGCCGCCGTACCGGCGAGGCCAAATACATCATGAAGCACCCGCACTGCCAACTCAGTATATTTCGCATCAACCACCACGGAAACCTTGATTTCCGAGGTTGAAATCATCTGAATGTTGATACCTTCCTGTGCCAGCGACTGGAACATTTTGGTCGCGACCCCGGCATGGCTACGCATCCCAACACCGACGACGGAAATTTTGGAAATGTTCTCATCCGCCGTCACATTGCTGGCGTTGATTTCTTTAGCCGCTTCCTTGGTAATATTCAGAGCTTTTTTGAAATCCGCCTTGGTAACGGTAAAGGTGAAGTCGGTAAAACCGTCTTCGCTGACATTCTGAACGATCATATCGACGGAAATATTTGCATCGGAAAGAGGTGACAACAGTTTAGCCGCGATCCCCGGCTTGTCCGGGACATGCATGACGGCAATCTTTGCTTCATTCTTGTCGTAGGCGATCCCCGAAACGAGAACTGCTTCCATATCCTTATCCTCCTTGGTAACCATTGTCCCTTGATTATCATTAAAACTGGAACGGACGTGAATGTCCACATTGTACTTCTTGGCAAACTCGACCGAACGGATCTGCAGAACCTTCGCCCCGAGGCTGGCCAGTTCGAGCATCTCATCATACGAAATCTTGTCGATCTTGCAGGCGTCGCTGCAAATATTGGGGTCGGTCGTATAAACACCGTCGACGTCGGTATAGATCTCGCAAACATCGGCCTTCAAGGCTGCTGCCAAGGCAACGGCCGAAGTATCGGAACCGCCACGGCCAAGGGTTGTGATGCTACCGCCCTTGTCGACCCCCTGAAAGCCAGCAACAATAACAATGGTTCCATCTTTGAGATCGCCGCGAATATTTTCGTCTTCGATCTTTTCAATCCGGGCTTTGCTGTATGAACTGTCAGTAACGATCGGCACCTGCCAGCCGTGATACGATTTGGCCTTATAGCCCATCGCCTTGAGGCACATGGCAAGAAGAGCAATGGAAACCTGCTCGCCCGACGCCACCAAGACGTCGTATTCGCGGTTATCAGGAAACTCGCACACTTCATTGGCCAGCGCGACCAGCTTATTAGTTTCACCCGACATCGCCGAGACAACGACTACCATGTCATTGCCAGCGTCATAGGTCTTGGCAACCCTCTTGGCAACATTGCGGATCCGCTCGATTGTCCCCATTGAGGTGCCGCCATATTTTTGGACCACCAGAGCCATCTACCGTCCCTCCTTTATGCTGTTCTTACAATTCCAAACTGTGCATCAATCGTATACAAACGCCAAACATCGTCCCTTAATATCAGGAATCACCATGGTGGTCAAAACATTTTTTTAATATCGACTCATAGAGAGAACCGAACGGTTGAAACTCGAATCGACGGGCATTCTCGCCGCTTCGACTGATGGTGATATCCAGTCGTAGGGCAGGAAGTGTGTCAGTTATCCGCTCCGCCCACTCAACAAGGCAAACCCCCTGGCCGTAAAAGTATTCCTCAAAACCAAGTTCTACGACGTCGTAATGGTCGTGCAGCCGATAAAGGTCGAAATGATAAAAGGGGAGCCGCCCCTGATACTCATTAACCAAAGTATAGGTCGGGCTGGTGATAGGTTGCGTTCGATCAACGCCAAGACCGGCAGCTACACCACGGGCAAACTGGGTTTTCCCTGCACCGAGATCGCCATACACGGCAATGAAGCTGCCCGGTCCCAACTGTTTCCCCAATTCTTCGCCTAGCTTGACTGTCTCATCAGCGCTTGCAGTGAATCGATTCACCAAGAATCCCGCCTAACCGATCATGGTTCGAATGAGGTCGATCCGCGAGACGATACCAATCAATTTTTCCCCATCAACGACCGGCAAGGTATGAATCTTTTTGTTTGTCATGATATCGGCAACTTCGCTGACCGTTGTATCAGCCGTCACTGATTGGACATCGGCGTTGAAAATATCACCAACCGCCTGACCGGTCATTTTCTGCAGCTCTTTTTCGAATTTTTTCTCGCTCTCAAGGTAGAACACCCAGTCGAAAAGCGAGATTACCGTCGGGATATGGAGGCTCTTGTCCTGTTCGATCAAATCCGATTCGGTGACAATACCGATAAGATTCCCGGCATCGTCGACAACCGGAATGCTGCCGATGCGATGGGCAGTGAACAGCTCGGCAAGCTCGCGAATCGAAGTCTCTCTCTTTACCGTCACGAGGGTGGTTGTCATTATGTCTCGTACTTTAAGCATAAATTGTCTCCTGAAAAGTCAGTTCAAACTGCGAAATGCCACGGGCAAATGTTCCTGAACATCAACGGCGGACATGCCGATCTCTCCCTTTTCGCCGGCTACGAGGTCAGCGGCGTAACCATGGATGAATACCGCCAGCTGGCAGGCGGTAAATGGCTCATAGCCCTGACCAAGCAAGGAGGTGACAATGCCGGTAAGGACGTCCCCCATCCCACCCGAGGCCATTCCCGGGTTGCCACTCCCGTTGATCGACAGCCTACCATCCGGAGCCGCCACGACCGTCCGCGCCCCCTTGAGTATCACATATACCCCATAGCGCACGGAAAAAGCCCGGGCGACGCCGAGCCGGTCTGCCTCGATCTCGGCGATTGAGGCTCCGGTCAGTCGGGCCATCTCTCCCGGATGAGGAGTAAGGACGACCGTCGGCGATTTTTTGTTCGCCAACGCTTCAACCTCCTCGGAAAGAGCGTTGAGCCCATCGGCATCGACGACGAGAGGCGCCGTGACCAGCCTGATCACCTGACGGACAAGTTCGGCCGTGGCGGTATTCCACGACATCCCGGGACCGATGGCAATGCTGTCTTTGCCCTCCCAAGCCCCGACAATGGCCGGCAGCGCAGTGGACCCCAGGAAACCTTGCCCGTCGTCGGGAAGAGGTATCGTCATCGCTTCTGTCGTTTTCACCTCGAGGATGGGATTAAGCACTACCGGTACGGCAAGCGAAACCAGGCCGGAACCGGCACGCACCGCACTGTTGGCAGCCATCGCCGCCGCACCGGTCTTCCCAGTGGAACCGGCAATGATCAGGCAATGGCCAAAGGCGCCTTTGTGGGCGCGACGTTCACGTCTGATGAGCAAACGACTCGCGGTGACGGAATCGACAAAATCGACCCCTTCGGCTGACGAGGAGACTTCCGCAGGGATGCCGATGTCGACAATCTTCAGCGAGCCGCAATATTCACAGCCCGGGTAAACAACATGGCCGATCTTTGCCAACCCGAACGTTACGGTCATAGCAGCCCGTACAGCCACCCCCAGGACTTCTCCAGATCCGGCGGCAATGCCGGAAGGAATGTCCACAGCCACGACCGGCTTGCCGCTTCCGTTGATCAGCGTGATTGCCTCGGCATAAACGGCGCTTACGGGGTTTTTCAAGCCGGTGCCGAGTAGAGAGTCGACAATCACCGTCGCTTCGTCAAGGATCTGCCGATAAGGAAGAAGCCCGCCAGGCGCCGGGGAAAAAATGAGCGATTCCGGATTGAGCCGCTGCAGATTCGTCAGTGCATCGCCACCAATTTCCGCCCTGGCGGCCAACACGATCGTCCGCACCTCCCAGCCACTTTCCCTGAGCAGCCTGGCAATCACGTAGCCGTCGCCGCCATTGTTTCCCTTGCCGGCGACAACAACTGCCCGTGCCGCAGCGGGAAACGCTTCCGTAATAGCAACAGCACAACCACGGCCCGCATTCTCCATGAGCTGGAGCCCGGGGAT contains:
- a CDS encoding aspartate kinase, producing the protein MALVVQKYGGTSMGTIERIRNVAKRVAKTYDAGNDMVVVVSAMSGETNKLVALANEVCEFPDNREYDVLVASGEQVSIALLAMCLKAMGYKAKSYHGWQVPIVTDSSYSKARIEKIEDENIRGDLKDGTIVIVAGFQGVDKGGSITTLGRGGSDTSAVALAAALKADVCEIYTDVDGVYTTDPNICSDACKIDKISYDEMLELASLGAKVLQIRSVEFAKKYNVDIHVRSSFNDNQGTMVTKEDKDMEAVLVSGIAYDKNEAKIAVMHVPDKPGIAAKLLSPLSDANISVDMIVQNVSEDGFTDFTFTVTKADFKKALNITKEAAKEINASNVTADENISKISVVGVGMRSHAGVATKMFQSLAQEGINIQMISTSEIKVSVVVDAKYTELAVRVLHDVFGLAGTAAKAE
- the tsaE gene encoding tRNA (adenosine(37)-N6)-threonylcarbamoyltransferase complex ATPase subunit type 1 TsaE, which translates into the protein MNRFTASADETVKLGEELGKQLGPGSFIAVYGDLGAGKTQFARGVAAGLGVDRTQPITSPTYTLVNEYQGRLPFYHFDLYRLHDHYDVVELGFEEYFYGQGVCLVEWAERITDTLPALRLDITISRSGENARRFEFQPFGSLYESILKKCFDHHGDS
- a CDS encoding CBS domain-containing protein, which translates into the protein MLKVRDIMTTTLVTVKRETSIRELAELFTAHRIGSIPVVDDAGNLIGIVTESDLIEQDKSLHIPTVISLFDWVFYLESEKKFEKELQKMTGQAVGDIFNADVQSVTADTTVSEVADIMTNKKIHTLPVVDGEKLIGIVSRIDLIRTMIG
- a CDS encoding NAD(P)H-hydrate dehydratase, whose amino-acid sequence is MKIVTGETMQGLDRRVIDEFGIPGLQLMENAGRGCAVAITEAFPAAARAVVVAGKGNNGGDGYVIARLLRESGWEVRTIVLAARAEIGGDALTNLQRLNPESLIFSPAPGGLLPYRQILDEATVIVDSLLGTGLKNPVSAVYAEAITLINGSGKPVVAVDIPSGIAAGSGEVLGVAVRAAMTVTFGLAKIGHVVYPGCEYCGSLKIVDIGIPAEVSSSAEGVDFVDSVTASRLLIRRERRAHKGAFGHCLIIAGSTGKTGAAAMAANSAVRAGSGLVSLAVPVVLNPILEVKTTEAMTIPLPDDGQGFLGSTALPAIVGAWEGKDSIAIGPGMSWNTATAELVRQVIRLVTAPLVVDADGLNALSEEVEALANKKSPTVVLTPHPGEMARLTGASIAEIEADRLGVARAFSVRYGVYVILKGARTVVAAPDGRLSINGSGNPGMASGGMGDVLTGIVTSLLGQGYEPFTACQLAVFIHGYAADLVAGEKGEIGMSAVDVQEHLPVAFRSLN